The Cylindrospermopsis curvispora GIHE-G1 genome contains a region encoding:
- a CDS encoding zinc-dependent dehydrogenase translates to MKAQVFRGVNQLSYEEVPVPNLAPEEVLVQVRVVGLCQSDIKKIRYPLYEPPRIFGHETAGTIAAVGSHVKGWKVGDRVAVMHHIPCMRCAYCLNDNFSMCDVYKNISTTAGFNPSGGGFAEYVKVPGHIVENGGLIPIPDHISFEEASFVEPTNCCLKAVKKAQIAPGQTVLITGAGPIGLMFIMLVQYFGARAIATDLLPSRIEKAMEIGAEAAFDARDPDLARKVQELTGGMGADVALLAVPSDKAFFQALNCTRKGGKILFFAEFPDEVEIPINPNILYRREIDLIGSYSSSYRLQSLAADIVFSRRINVQALISDRYPLENLHQAVEQAIAPTAETYKILIYP, encoded by the coding sequence ATGAAAGCACAAGTATTTAGAGGCGTAAATCAGTTATCCTACGAAGAAGTTCCAGTCCCTAATTTAGCACCAGAGGAAGTACTAGTGCAAGTAAGAGTGGTGGGTTTATGTCAGTCGGATATTAAAAAGATCCGTTATCCTCTGTATGAACCCCCACGGATTTTTGGACACGAAACCGCTGGCACTATTGCCGCAGTGGGTTCTCATGTCAAAGGTTGGAAAGTGGGAGACCGGGTAGCAGTGATGCATCATATACCCTGTATGCGCTGTGCCTATTGCCTGAATGACAATTTTTCCATGTGCGATGTCTATAAAAATATTTCTACCACAGCAGGTTTTAACCCCAGTGGAGGGGGTTTTGCCGAATATGTGAAGGTACCAGGTCATATTGTGGAAAACGGGGGTTTAATCCCCATTCCCGACCATATTAGTTTTGAGGAGGCCAGTTTTGTAGAACCTACTAATTGCTGTCTAAAAGCTGTAAAAAAAGCTCAAATAGCACCAGGACAAACAGTGTTAATTACTGGAGCAGGTCCCATTGGGTTAATGTTTATTATGTTGGTGCAATATTTTGGTGCTAGGGCGATCGCCACGGATCTTTTACCATCCAGAATTGAAAAAGCTATGGAGATAGGAGCAGAAGCAGCATTTGATGCTCGTGATCCAGACTTGGCTAGAAAAGTCCAAGAGCTGACGGGAGGAATGGGTGCTGATGTGGCATTGTTGGCAGTTCCCAGTGATAAAGCCTTTTTTCAAGCCTTGAACTGTACCCGCAAGGGTGGCAAAATACTCTTTTTTGCCGAATTCCCCGACGAGGTGGAAATACCCATTAACCCCAATATTCTCTATCGTCGAGAAATAGACTTAATAGGAAGTTACAGTTCCTCCTATAGGTTACAAAGTCTAGCAGCAGATATAGTTTTTAGTCGCCGCATTAACGTTCAGGCATTAATTAGCGATCGCTATCCTTTAGAAAACTTACATCAAGCAGTGGAGCAGGCGATCGCACCCACAGCAGAAACCTATAAGATCTTAATTTACCCATGA
- a CDS encoding glycerol-3-phosphate acyltransferase, whose amino-acid sequence MSQLWGLLVILITCPLLGAMPIIAWITQIIQGRRLEQVGTGNLSVAAAFYHGGRVVGVLAVLSEALKGIAAVLITRIFFPQGSFWELIALIALVIGRYTFTRGAGTTNVAWGFLLHDPLIAGCVTLSAAIGFLLLRSRQVIQFGVLILFPVLVAFLHGQDLSKIIAAFTLAGLMGWIYQQIPDDLELPPQGAQLPVKPIMEYLSGSKPNIITLDDVLDPDVFGAKSATLSQIKRRGYSVPKGWVLAPFDDPSQLINFLQPSPLSPLVVRSSAIGEDSQQASAAGQYTTVLNVTSKQGLSLAIAEVKRSYNSENAVKYRQDLGVKDVGMAVLIQPQIQSVYSGVAFSRDPISQQGDAVVIEAVVGTPEQVVSGKVTPEQYRLFVLGEDKLSTVQFEGEGKIPQSLIKQVAYLARRVENNYYGIPQDIEWSYDGQTLWILQARPITTLVPIWTRKIAAEVIPGVIRPLTWSINLPLTCGVWGKLFTIVLGERGSGLDFTKMATLHYSRAYFNASLLGEVFLAMGLPPESLEFLTRGGKISRPPLASTFKNLPGLLKLLQREIGLEKQFKLDYSRLFLPGMTQLANESLGELSPSQLLNRVDQILDLLEKATYYSILSPLSAAIRQKLFRVKDEEIDHSSAPEISSLQSLQRLAIAAKDLLPDLKPERVFDQLAETTSGQSILEEFQEVLEEYGYLSQVATDIAVPRWKEQPDLFKQMFIQILETDEVISNQGSAKRQQGNVQNRVNLKGTVTEVYSRLLAELRWTFLALEKTWLASNLLTTPGDIFYLNLGEIRRLVADADPQLTEQLVKLLASRRSQFGQDGEIGQIPAVVYGNNPPYPMANSRPVNVSDRVLVGIPASRGQAIGKVKIVRNFQEAGEINKQTILVVPYTDSGWATILVRAGGVIAETGGKLSHGAIVAREYGIPAVMDIHGATDLLRDGQKVRIDGSRGTVEMGRLPEPGSN is encoded by the coding sequence ATGTCTCAGCTTTGGGGTTTATTAGTTATTTTAATTACTTGTCCACTCTTGGGCGCAATGCCAATAATTGCTTGGATAACCCAAATCATCCAGGGTAGGCGATTAGAACAGGTGGGTACTGGTAATCTTAGTGTGGCAGCAGCATTTTATCACGGAGGAAGAGTAGTAGGTGTTTTAGCAGTGCTCTCGGAAGCTTTGAAGGGAATTGCTGCTGTGTTAATTACTCGCATCTTCTTCCCCCAAGGGTCCTTCTGGGAATTAATTGCTCTCATTGCCTTAGTCATAGGTAGATACACTTTCACCAGGGGTGCAGGAACTACCAATGTGGCCTGGGGATTTTTGCTCCATGACCCATTAATAGCAGGATGTGTCACTTTGTCAGCAGCTATTGGCTTTCTCCTTCTCCGTTCTAGACAGGTAATCCAATTTGGGGTGCTGATTTTATTTCCTGTGCTGGTGGCCTTCCTCCATGGTCAAGACCTCAGTAAAATTATTGCCGCCTTTACTTTGGCTGGTTTAATGGGGTGGATTTATCAACAAATCCCTGATGACCTGGAATTACCACCCCAGGGAGCACAGCTGCCAGTTAAACCAATAATGGAATATTTAAGTGGTAGTAAACCAAATATTATTACCTTAGATGATGTGTTAGATCCCGACGTATTTGGTGCTAAATCCGCTACATTATCACAGATTAAGCGCCGGGGTTACTCCGTACCTAAAGGTTGGGTTTTAGCTCCTTTTGACGATCCTAGTCAGTTGATTAATTTCCTCCAACCATCTCCATTGTCACCCCTGGTAGTTCGCTCTTCTGCTATTGGTGAGGACTCCCAACAGGCATCCGCAGCTGGACAATATACAACAGTGTTAAATGTTACTAGCAAGCAAGGTTTAAGTCTGGCGATCGCAGAGGTTAAGAGATCCTACAATAGTGAGAATGCGGTAAAGTATAGACAGGATTTAGGAGTAAAGGATGTGGGCATGGCTGTACTAATCCAACCTCAGATACAAAGTGTTTATTCGGGGGTAGCATTTAGTCGTGATCCCATTTCTCAACAGGGGGATGCAGTAGTAATTGAGGCTGTGGTAGGAACTCCAGAGCAAGTAGTTTCTGGGAAGGTAACACCCGAACAATATCGTCTGTTTGTGTTGGGGGAAGATAAATTATCTACGGTGCAATTTGAGGGAGAGGGAAAAATTCCTCAGTCATTAATCAAACAAGTAGCCTATCTGGCCAGAAGGGTAGAAAACAATTATTATGGCATTCCCCAGGATATAGAGTGGAGTTATGATGGGCAAACCCTGTGGATCTTGCAAGCTCGACCAATTACCACCCTAGTGCCCATCTGGACAAGGAAAATAGCTGCTGAGGTGATTCCCGGTGTGATCCGTCCCCTAACTTGGTCGATTAATTTACCTTTAACCTGTGGAGTATGGGGAAAACTATTCACTATAGTTTTAGGAGAGCGTGGTTCTGGTCTAGACTTTACCAAAATGGCTACGCTTCACTACTCCAGGGCCTACTTTAATGCTTCCTTGTTGGGTGAAGTCTTCCTGGCCATGGGGTTACCGCCAGAAAGTTTAGAGTTTTTAACCAGGGGTGGGAAAATAAGTCGTCCCCCCCTAGCTTCGACTTTCAAGAACTTACCGGGATTACTCAAACTATTGCAACGGGAAATTGGTTTAGAAAAGCAGTTTAAATTGGATTACTCCCGACTCTTTCTTCCTGGAATGACACAATTAGCTAATGAGTCTTTGGGGGAATTATCACCATCTCAACTCTTGAATAGGGTAGACCAAATTCTGGATTTATTGGAAAAGGCCACCTACTATAGTATTTTATCCCCTTTAAGTGCTGCTATCCGCCAGAAATTATTCCGTGTCAAAGATGAAGAAATTGATCACAGTAGCGCTCCTGAAATATCATCATTGCAATCGTTACAACGTCTAGCCATAGCGGCGAAAGATCTATTACCTGATTTAAAACCTGAAAGAGTTTTTGATCAGTTGGCAGAAACCACTTCAGGTCAAAGCATTTTAGAAGAATTCCAGGAGGTGTTAGAAGAGTATGGTTATTTAAGTCAAGTAGCAACTGATATTGCTGTGCCCAGGTGGAAGGAACAACCGGACTTATTTAAGCAAATGTTCATACAGATCTTAGAAACCGATGAAGTTATCAGTAACCAGGGATCCGCAAAACGCCAACAGGGCAATGTTCAAAATCGTGTCAACTTAAAAGGAACAGTCACTGAAGTTTATTCTCGACTTCTGGCCGAATTACGCTGGACATTCTTGGCTTTGGAAAAGACCTGGTTAGCATCTAATCTATTAACAACACCGGGAGACATTTTCTATTTAAACCTAGGCGAGATTAGACGTTTAGTTGCTGATGCAGATCCACAACTAACGGAACAACTAGTAAAATTGTTAGCCAGCAGGCGATCGCAGTTTGGGCAAGATGGTGAAATTGGCCAAATTCCGGCGGTGGTTTATGGTAACAATCCCCCCTACCCCATGGCTAACAGTAGACCAGTGAATGTTTCTGACCGAGTTTTGGTAGGAATTCCAGCCAGTCGGGGACAAGCCATAGGAAAAGTGAAGATAGTGCGCAATTTCCAAGAAGCAGGGGAAATTAATAAACAGACAATTCTAGTGGTACCTTATACAGATTCTGGGTGGGCGACCATTTTAGTTCGTGCTGGTGGGGTGATTGCTGAAACTGGTGGCAAACTTTCCCATGGTGCAATCGTGGCCAGAGAATATGGTATTCCTGCGGTTATGGATATACATGGAGCTACTGATTTATTACGAGATGGTCAAAAAGTACGCATTGATGGTTCCCGGGGGACCGTAGAAATGGGAAGACTTCCTGAACCAGGATCCAATTGA
- the cobJ gene encoding precorrin-3B C(17)-methyltransferase: MNGLEKNKTKPVVIILSQNSLIVAKQIVGVIPGAKIYGLANRTCDVDVSFTDFGHTLGQLFVTGTPIIGICAAGILIRMLAPLITNKNQEPPLLAVAEDGSAVVPLLGGLTGVNELARQIGAGLNIKPAITTTGDLRFRTALLSPPRGYYLVNPDNGKKFIADLLAGAKVKLQGIAPWLSGSNLPIDDRGELTIQVTEKNLIPPSNCLVYHPQTVAVVLSALHSQTLNHIHELLAKSEISPHALAVIIAPLTLANNSILQDISETFSLPVRFLNTNQIRELTDKGCSFHEAVVGASMIINNAYHTYFHSPFSPITLSIAHEIISPETIGQPRGKLAIIGTGPGGIQWMSPQVQEILHNATDLVGYKTYINLIGSLADGKNIHESDNREEESRAKKALDLAAQGRYVAVVSSGDPGIYAMATAVFDVLSQYDQPEWQTIDIQVAPGISAMQATAAAVGAPLGHDFCVISLSDILKPWEIIARRITNAAQGDFVIAFYNPISQTRTWQLTAARDILLKYRKPHTPVILGRNIGRPGEILKVISLQDLEPTDADMRTLIIVGSSHTKKIESPLEKIWVYTSRRYSV; this comes from the coding sequence ATGAATGGATTGGAAAAAAACAAAACAAAACCGGTGGTTATAATTCTCAGTCAGAATAGTCTCATAGTGGCAAAACAAATTGTTGGTGTTATACCGGGTGCCAAAATATATGGTTTAGCCAATCGTACCTGTGATGTGGATGTGAGCTTTACTGATTTTGGACATACCCTGGGACAATTATTTGTGACGGGAACCCCCATAATTGGTATATGTGCTGCTGGTATTTTAATTAGAATGCTCGCACCATTAATTACTAATAAAAATCAAGAACCACCTCTATTAGCTGTAGCAGAAGATGGTAGTGCTGTTGTTCCTCTCTTGGGTGGACTAACTGGAGTAAATGAGTTAGCACGGCAAATAGGAGCCGGTTTAAATATAAAACCTGCCATTACAACTACGGGAGATTTAAGATTTCGCACCGCTTTATTATCTCCACCCAGGGGTTATTATTTAGTTAATCCAGACAACGGAAAAAAATTTATAGCTGATTTATTAGCAGGAGCAAAAGTTAAATTACAGGGTATAGCTCCTTGGTTGAGTGGGAGTAATTTGCCCATTGATGACAGGGGAGAATTAACTATTCAAGTTACGGAAAAAAACCTAATTCCCCCATCTAATTGTTTAGTTTATCATCCCCAAACAGTGGCAGTTGTTTTATCAGCGCTTCACTCACAAACACTCAACCACATTCATGAATTATTGGCAAAATCAGAAATTTCCCCTCACGCATTAGCAGTGATAATTGCTCCTCTTACTTTAGCTAATAACTCTATTTTGCAGGATATTAGTGAAACTTTTTCCTTACCGGTGAGATTTCTGAACACAAATCAGATCCGGGAACTAACTGATAAAGGATGCAGTTTTCATGAGGCGGTGGTTGGTGCTAGTATGATCATAAATAATGCCTATCATACATACTTTCATTCACCATTTTCTCCAATTACCCTCAGCATTGCTCACGAAATTATTTCCCCAGAAACTATTGGACAACCAAGAGGAAAACTGGCCATCATCGGTACAGGTCCTGGGGGAATACAATGGATGTCCCCCCAAGTGCAGGAAATTCTCCACAATGCTACTGATTTAGTAGGCTATAAAACTTATATCAATCTCATTGGTTCCTTAGCTGATGGTAAAAACATACATGAATCAGACAACCGAGAAGAAGAATCCCGCGCCAAAAAAGCCCTAGATTTAGCAGCTCAAGGACGATATGTGGCAGTGGTTTCTTCAGGAGATCCAGGTATTTATGCCATGGCTACAGCAGTTTTTGATGTGCTGAGCCAATATGACCAACCAGAATGGCAAACAATTGATATTCAAGTTGCTCCAGGTATTTCTGCTATGCAGGCCACTGCTGCTGCGGTTGGCGCCCCCCTAGGTCATGATTTTTGTGTAATTTCTCTCTCGGATATTTTAAAGCCTTGGGAAATCATAGCTAGGCGAATTACTAATGCTGCTCAGGGGGATTTTGTCATCGCATTTTATAATCCAATTTCCCAAACCAGAACTTGGCAATTGACAGCAGCTAGGGATATATTATTAAAATATAGGAAACCCCATACTCCTGTAATATTAGGACGTAATATTGGTAGACCAGGAGAAATTTTAAAAGTCATAAGTTTACAAGACTTAGAACCTACGGATGCGGATATGCGAACTTTAATTATTGTTGGCTCTTCCCATACTAAAAAAATAGAGTCTCCCCTGGAGAAAATCTGGGTTTACACATCAAGGCGCTACTCAGTATAG
- a CDS encoding 2-isopropylmalate synthase gives MNNQADRIIIFDTTLRDGEQCPGATLNIEEKLVIAKQLSRLGVDVIEAGFAFASPGDFAAVSKIAETVGLPEGPIICSLARAKQDDIKTAAAAIKPAAKGRIHTFIATSDIHLQYKLKKTRPEVVSIARDMVAYARSFTNDVEFSPEDAGRSDPEFLYEVLTEVIAAGATTVNIPDTVGYTTPGEFGNLIRGIKENVPNINQAIISVHGHNDLGLAVANFLEAVKNGARQLECTINGIGERAGNAALEELVMGLHVRRQYFNPFFGRPADSEAPLTNIDTRQIYKTSRLVSNLTGMLVQPNKAIVGANAFAHESGIHQDGVLKNKLTYEIMDAQLIGLTDNQIVLGKHSGRNAFRSRLKELGFELSENDLNRAFIRFKDVADKKKEISDWDLEAIVNDEIKQVPDLFKVELVQVSCGSNAKPTATVTLRTPDGQELTDAAIGTGPVDAVYKAINRVVNVPNDLIEFSVQSVTAGIDALGEVTIRLRYESRVFSGHAANTDIIVASAQAYVNALNRLYAAINQKTTQEVTA, from the coding sequence ATGAACAATCAAGCGGATAGAATTATCATCTTTGATACCACCCTGCGAGATGGAGAGCAGTGTCCAGGAGCTACCTTAAACATTGAAGAAAAGCTGGTTATAGCCAAACAGTTGTCACGTTTGGGGGTAGATGTGATTGAAGCTGGTTTTGCCTTTGCCAGTCCGGGGGATTTTGCCGCAGTGAGCAAAATTGCTGAGACTGTAGGCTTGCCAGAGGGTCCGATTATTTGTAGTTTGGCTAGAGCTAAACAGGATGATATTAAAACAGCAGCAGCAGCTATTAAACCAGCAGCTAAGGGTCGAATTCATACTTTTATAGCTACTTCTGATATTCACCTGCAGTACAAGTTGAAGAAGACTCGCCCAGAAGTTGTATCTATAGCTCGAGACATGGTAGCATATGCCAGGAGCTTCACTAATGATGTGGAATTTTCCCCTGAAGACGCTGGTAGATCGGACCCAGAATTTTTGTATGAGGTTTTAACCGAGGTGATAGCTGCTGGTGCAACCACGGTTAATATTCCTGATACGGTGGGTTATACCACTCCTGGAGAGTTTGGCAATTTGATTAGGGGGATTAAAGAAAATGTTCCCAATATAAACCAGGCTATCATTTCTGTGCACGGACATAATGACCTAGGTCTGGCGGTTGCTAACTTCTTAGAAGCAGTAAAGAATGGTGCTAGACAGCTGGAATGTACTATCAATGGCATTGGTGAAAGAGCTGGTAATGCTGCTTTAGAAGAATTGGTCATGGGTCTTCATGTCAGACGACAATATTTTAATCCGTTCTTTGGTAGACCTGCTGATTCGGAAGCGCCTTTAACCAATATTGACACCAGACAAATATATAAGACTTCTCGATTGGTTTCCAATTTAACGGGAATGTTGGTACAACCCAACAAAGCCATAGTCGGTGCTAATGCTTTTGCCCATGAATCTGGTATTCACCAAGATGGGGTACTCAAGAATAAACTCACTTATGAGATTATGGATGCCCAGTTGATTGGATTAACCGACAACCAAATAGTATTGGGTAAACATTCGGGCAGAAATGCCTTTAGATCCCGATTAAAAGAATTGGGCTTTGAATTGTCGGAAAATGATCTCAATAGGGCATTTATTCGTTTTAAGGATGTAGCAGACAAAAAGAAGGAAATCTCAGATTGGGATTTGGAAGCTATTGTTAATGATGAAATTAAACAAGTTCCCGATTTGTTTAAAGTTGAATTGGTGCAGGTTTCCTGTGGTAGCAATGCTAAACCCACTGCTACCGTAACTCTTCGCACTCCGGATGGTCAAGAACTGACTGATGCGGCCATCGGTACGGGACCAGTGGACGCAGTTTATAAGGCTATCAATCGAGTGGTGAATGTGCCTAATGATCTGATAGAATTTTCTGTGCAATCGGTGACAGCTGGAATTGATGCTTTGGGAGAGGTAACCATTCGTCTGCGTTACGAGTCCCGCGTATTTTCTGGTCATGCAGCTAATACAGATATAATTGTAGCTTCAGCTCAGGCTTATGTGAATGCTTTAAATAGGCTATATGCAGCTATAAATCAAAAAACAACTCAAGAGGTTACGGCTTAA
- a CDS encoding inorganic phosphate transporter, whose translation MIIASLLSFYLAFNLGANDIANAMGTSVGSKAVTLKQAMIIAGVLEFAGAVLFGGGVTETLGTKIAHPELFITTPRTLLLGMMAVLISSGLWLQLATALSLPVSSSHAVVGAIAGFTWVATGVDNLDWQAIRAITLIWVFTPIMSATIAGIFYSIIQNYILSPTNSQQRLQEWIPWLSVIVLSIFGAIVLVPLAEPIARFFNQQVGLQIPPHSIAIFTIVLGIIVLTIYSWKQVENTTGQISASPIHNCIEGLFAKFQLLSACFVAFAHGANDIGNAIAPLAVISYIDQTQTVPIHGITIPGWVIILGGVGIVSGLGIWGRKVITTIGQHIIPLQPSAGFCAELATATTVLLASRLGLPVSTSHGIVGSIIGVGLVQSPSLINFSTIRGITAAWLITVPVSAFISALIFIIIRII comes from the coding sequence TTGATTATTGCCAGCTTGTTATCATTCTATCTTGCATTTAACCTAGGTGCCAATGATATAGCTAACGCTATGGGAACATCCGTAGGGTCAAAAGCAGTTACACTCAAACAGGCCATGATCATAGCGGGGGTTTTAGAGTTTGCGGGTGCTGTATTATTTGGGGGAGGTGTGACAGAAACCCTGGGTACGAAAATTGCCCATCCGGAATTGTTTATCACCACACCCAGAACCCTATTGTTAGGGATGATGGCAGTGCTTATATCATCAGGACTATGGCTTCAACTAGCCACCGCCCTATCTCTACCTGTATCATCATCCCATGCAGTAGTTGGTGCTATTGCTGGCTTTACCTGGGTAGCAACGGGTGTAGACAACTTAGACTGGCAAGCCATAAGAGCCATAACCCTTATTTGGGTATTTACACCCATAATGAGCGCCACCATAGCTGGTATTTTTTACAGTATCATCCAGAATTACATATTATCCCCAACCAACTCCCAGCAAAGATTACAGGAATGGATTCCCTGGCTAAGTGTGATTGTTCTGAGTATATTTGGAGCCATAGTGTTAGTTCCCTTAGCGGAACCAATAGCCAGGTTTTTCAATCAACAAGTGGGCCTACAGATCCCTCCACACAGTATTGCCATTTTTACCATTGTACTTGGCATTATTGTTCTGACAATATATAGTTGGAAACAAGTGGAAAACACCACCGGGCAAATTTCAGCATCCCCCATCCACAACTGTATAGAAGGATTATTTGCCAAGTTTCAACTTTTAAGTGCTTGCTTTGTTGCTTTTGCCCATGGTGCTAACGACATTGGCAATGCAATTGCCCCTTTGGCAGTAATTTCCTACATTGACCAAACCCAGACAGTTCCCATTCATGGAATCACCATTCCTGGGTGGGTAATAATTTTAGGAGGTGTAGGAATAGTCAGCGGATTAGGGATTTGGGGTAGAAAAGTGATCACCACCATTGGTCAACATATTATCCCTCTGCAACCAAGTGCAGGATTTTGCGCTGAATTAGCCACTGCTACCACTGTTTTGTTAGCATCTCGCCTAGGTTTACCCGTATCCACATCCCATGGGATCGTAGGTAGTATAATAGGGGTTGGATTAGTGCAAAGTCCTAGTTTAATTAACTTTTCCACCATTCGAGGAATCACCGCAGCTTGGCTAATTACAGTTCCCGTTAGTGCCTTTATCAGTGCTCTAATCTTCATTATTATCCGGATTATCTGA
- the labA gene encoding low amplitude/bright protein LabA: MVLPMSRLSIFVDGNNMFYAQQKNGWFFDPRRVLEYFKNEQPETTLINAFWYTGLKDPQDQRGFRDALISLGYTVRTKILKEYYDDVSGRYSQKANLDIEIVVDMFNTVDQYDRVVLFSGDGDFERAIELLRSKNTHITVVSTEGMIARELRNATDRYIDLNDIRDQIEKTEA, encoded by the coding sequence ATGGTTTTGCCCATGAGTCGTCTGTCTATTTTCGTAGACGGAAACAACATGTTCTATGCTCAACAAAAAAATGGCTGGTTTTTTGACCCGCGACGAGTGTTAGAATATTTCAAGAACGAACAACCTGAAACAACATTAATCAATGCTTTTTGGTACACTGGTTTAAAAGATCCTCAAGACCAACGTGGTTTCCGGGATGCACTCATTAGTCTGGGATATACGGTACGCACGAAAATCCTCAAGGAATACTATGATGATGTTTCTGGCCGTTATTCACAAAAAGCAAATTTGGATATTGAAATTGTTGTGGATATGTTCAATACCGTCGATCAGTATGACCGAGTAGTTTTATTTAGTGGAGATGGTGACTTTGAAAGGGCAATTGAGCTCTTACGCTCTAAAAATACCCATATTACCGTTGTGTCTACAGAGGGCATGATTGCCCGAGAGTTACGTAATGCTACTGATAGATATATAGACCTGAACGATATTAGAGATCAAATAGAAAAAACCGAAGCTTAG